One window of the Pleurocapsa minor HA4230-MV1 genome contains the following:
- a CDS encoding SpoIIE family protein phosphatase yields MAQILIIDDDSTTQMLLERTLIMQGYDVALASDGEEGLIKARAICPDLIICDWIMPRKNGLEVCSQIKSIPELSTTFFILLTSLDSIEDRVKGLDAGADDFLCKPIEMHELKARVRAGLRLHQLSKDLQNQKQLLEDELAEAAEYVSTILPEPLQHPSLNINACFIPSRQLGGDSFDYFWLDDRHLVFYLLDVSGHGLRASLPSLAVINLLRSRGLSNVDYYQPNEVLKGLNQTFQMSDRNDKYFTIWYGVYDRYSRSLTYSSAGHPPAILLTPTSQLLEQRLKTPGVPIGMFPNIKYINASCQVAANSSLYIFSDGIYEVEPQADTNAHWGLERLINLLKKYQTNPERDLKRLLQYVRTWHPNFQFEDDLSILQIDFS; encoded by the coding sequence ATGGCTCAAATTCTGATCATTGACGATGACTCCACAACTCAAATGCTGTTAGAAAGAACTCTAATCATGCAGGGTTATGACGTAGCCTTAGCTAGTGATGGAGAAGAAGGTTTAATTAAAGCCAGAGCAATTTGTCCCGATCTAATTATCTGTGACTGGATTATGCCTCGCAAAAATGGTTTGGAAGTCTGTAGTCAGATCAAATCAATTCCTGAATTGTCTACTACTTTTTTTATTTTGTTGACTTCCTTAGATTCAATCGAAGATCGAGTTAAGGGTTTAGATGCAGGGGCGGATGACTTTCTCTGCAAGCCGATTGAAATGCATGAGTTGAAGGCGAGAGTGCGCGCTGGATTAAGACTACACCAGCTAAGTAAAGACTTGCAAAACCAAAAACAGCTACTAGAAGACGAATTAGCGGAAGCAGCCGAGTATGTTAGTACTATTTTACCTGAGCCTCTGCAACATCCATCACTAAATATTAATGCTTGTTTCATTCCTTCTCGACAATTAGGAGGAGATAGCTTTGATTATTTTTGGTTGGACGATCGCCATTTAGTATTTTATTTATTAGACGTTTCAGGACATGGTTTACGAGCGAGTCTACCCTCTTTGGCGGTAATTAATCTCTTGCGTTCTCGCGGATTAAGCAACGTTGATTATTATCAGCCTAATGAAGTATTGAAGGGATTAAACCAAACTTTTCAGATGAGCGATCGCAACGATAAATATTTTACCATTTGGTATGGAGTTTACGATCGCTACAGTCGCAGTTTAACCTATTCTAGCGCAGGACATCCTCCAGCAATTTTATTAACCCCTACTAGTCAATTGCTAGAACAACGACTGAAAACTCCAGGTGTTCCCATCGGTATGTTTCCCAATATTAAGTATATTAATGCCTCTTGCCAAGTAGCTGCCAATTCTAGCTTGTATATATTTAGTGATGGAATTTATGAGGTTGAACCACAGGCTGATACTAATGCTCATTGGGGATTAGAACGTTTGATTAATTTGCTAAAAAAGTACCAAACAAACCCCGAACGAGATCTAAAGCGCCTGCTACAGTACGTTAGAACCTGGCATCCTAACTTTCAATTTGAAGACGATTTATCCATCTTGCAGATAGATTTTTCTTAA
- a CDS encoding FHA domain-containing protein produces MADNKSKLTLVKLNKADLAKGRHVLIVESPESRRAVALNVNVFSIGRHPHNDLVISDQLASRHHATVAWMRYSEGTDKVDYSYWIIDGKGKRQRSRNGIYINDKKKSLHRLTSGDIVWIGDNIKISYNYITYSTDSSQFLNYCSEAKTSFKSSVPNTKSDKDTMVIEGAFPNNDLPDDSMMLENTIVSRMPEDRNIAGEIRTKE; encoded by the coding sequence ATGGCTGATAATAAATCCAAGCTAACCCTCGTTAAATTAAATAAAGCAGATCTAGCCAAAGGACGACACGTTTTAATTGTGGAGTCTCCAGAATCAAGAAGAGCTGTTGCCCTCAATGTCAATGTGTTTTCAATTGGCCGCCATCCTCATAATGATTTAGTAATTAGCGACCAGTTAGCTTCTCGTCACCACGCTACAGTAGCTTGGATGAGATATAGCGAAGGGACAGATAAAGTTGACTACTCTTACTGGATTATTGATGGTAAAGGGAAAAGACAAAGAAGCCGCAATGGTATCTATATTAATGATAAGAAAAAGTCTTTGCATCGCCTGACCTCTGGAGATATTGTTTGGATTGGCGATAATATTAAAATTTCTTACAATTATATTACCTACAGTACTGACAGTAGCCAGTTCCTTAATTACTGTAGCGAAGCAAAAACTTCATTTAAATCTTCAGTGCCAAATACTAAATCTGACAAAGATACGATGGTGATCGAAGGTGCTTTTCCTAACAACGATCTTCCAGATGACAGTATGATGCTAGAGAACACTATTGTTAGCAGGATGCCAGAAGATCGCAATATTGCTGGGGAAATTAGAACTAAAGAATAA
- the hflX gene encoding GTPase HflX, whose product MPGDMIVTPEFAQRLAAISTEIDQPVCIYINRRGQVIRVGVGNALQTQIPPLELPRYGAKRLSGIRCISTKLQPEPPKESSLTAMVRQRLDALALITLTGTGKLKRGGGATGYVQDTYLAHLLPQSEINTEQQYWSVSEAMTLDSLASQDFLELVEGLEAEFEREFVAQQVGSDRDLVVLVGLQVDQISEPEFEDRLNELVGLVNTAGGEVLETIRQKRSRPHPRTLIGEGKVQEIALRVQTLGANLVAFDRSLSPAQIRNLESQFGVRVVDRTEIILDIFAQRAQSRAGKLQVELAQLEYMLPRLVGRGQAMSRLGGGIGTRGPGETKLETERRSIQKRITRLQQEVTELQAQRSRMRKQRQKQDVPTVAIVGYTNAGKSTLINALTNSEVYVANQLFATLDPTTRRLSIPNADTGEPQNMLLTDTVGFIQQLPPPLVDAFRATLEEVTEADALIHVVDLSHPSWENQIRSVMEILGEMPIVPGPILLVFNKLDRVGSDALNQAKEEFPLALFISASDRLGLETLRQNLSLLVDFAGVGE is encoded by the coding sequence TTGCCAGGGGACATGATTGTTACCCCAGAATTTGCTCAAAGATTAGCAGCAATTAGTACTGAGATCGATCAGCCTGTCTGTATTTACATCAATCGTCGGGGACAGGTGATTAGAGTTGGGGTAGGTAATGCTCTACAAACGCAAATTCCCCCGTTAGAATTACCTCGTTACGGCGCAAAACGTCTTTCGGGGATCCGCTGTATCTCTACCAAACTGCAACCTGAACCACCAAAAGAGTCCAGCCTAACAGCAATGGTGCGTCAAAGATTAGATGCTCTGGCTTTAATTACCCTCACTGGTACAGGTAAATTAAAACGGGGTGGTGGTGCAACAGGTTATGTGCAGGATACCTATTTAGCACATTTGTTACCTCAGTCGGAGATAAACACCGAACAACAGTATTGGTCAGTATCTGAAGCAATGACTCTAGACAGTTTAGCTAGCCAAGATTTCCTGGAATTAGTTGAAGGTTTAGAAGCTGAATTTGAACGAGAATTTGTCGCTCAACAGGTAGGTAGCGATCGCGATTTAGTAGTCTTAGTTGGTTTACAGGTCGATCAAATCTCTGAACCAGAATTTGAAGATCGTCTCAATGAACTGGTGGGCTTGGTGAACACCGCTGGGGGAGAAGTCTTAGAAACAATTCGGCAAAAGCGATCGCGTCCTCATCCGCGAACTTTAATAGGCGAAGGGAAGGTACAGGAAATTGCCCTGCGAGTACAAACTCTAGGCGCTAACCTAGTCGCTTTCGATCGCTCCCTTTCTCCTGCGCAAATCCGCAATCTAGAAAGTCAATTTGGGGTGCGGGTGGTAGATCGCACAGAAATTATTCTCGATATTTTTGCTCAACGCGCTCAATCCCGTGCAGGTAAACTTCAGGTAGAGTTAGCCCAATTAGAATATATGTTGCCCCGTCTAGTAGGTAGAGGGCAAGCAATGTCCCGTCTTGGTGGCGGAATTGGAACTAGAGGCCCTGGTGAAACCAAGTTAGAAACCGAAAGAAGAAGCATTCAAAAGCGAATTACTCGTTTACAGCAGGAAGTAACCGAATTACAGGCACAACGTTCGCGGATGCGCAAACAACGCCAAAAACAGGATGTTCCTACTGTGGCGATCGTCGGCTACACTAATGCAGGTAAATCGACTTTAATTAATGCCTTAACCAATTCAGAGGTGTACGTAGCTAACCAGCTATTTGCTACCCTCGACCCCACTACCCGTCGCTTATCCATACCTAATGCGGATACGGGAGAACCCCAGAATATGTTGTTAACCGATACAGTCGGTTTTATTCAACAGCTACCACCACCTTTAGTCGATGCCTTCCGCGCTACTTTAGAAGAAGTTACCGAAGCCGATGCGCTGATTCATGTAGTAGATCTATCTCATCCTAGTTGGGAAAATCAAATCCGTTCGGTGATGGAAATCCTCGGCGAAATGCCGATTGTTCCTGGCCCAATCTTATTAGTATTTAATAAACTAGATCGGGTTGGCAGTGACGCTCTCAATCAGGCAAAAGAAGAATTTCCCCTGGCGTTATTTATTTCCGCTAGCGATCGCCTGGGACTAGAAACCCTGCGCCAAAACCTGTCTTTATTGGTAGATTTTGCAGGTGTAGGGGAATGA
- a CDS encoding trans-splicing intein-formed DNA polymerase III subunit alpha C-terminal partner DnaE-C (main replicative polymerase) produces the protein MVKIVSRQSLGMQAVYDIGVAQEHNFLLANGMVASNCFNKSHSTAYAYVTYQTAYLKANYPVEYMSALLTASSGIQDKVDRYRENAQKMGIIILPPDINRSVEDFLPLDDNHILFGLSAVKNLGQGAIENILDARNSDGEFKSLADFCERVELRTVNRRALETLIYCGAFDLIQPNRKQLINDIDVVISWAQKRSKEKASGQLNLFDLVDKVDTEPIFEQAPSSPPVEDYPVQEKLRLEKEYIGFYISDHPLKAINQAAQILSPISLSALPEQKARQKLSAVVMLNSVRKIITKKGDPMAFVQMEDITGEAEGTIFPSTYAELEPLLLEGKQLIVWGTAQQRNDKYQLIIDDAAAVEQVKMLMLEITPEQALDRVKSNYLKQILEQQSVEPNKFKIPVIAAIGKGEQRQFIRFGQKFWVQNETSAIASLKSAGFVARCESLLAN, from the coding sequence ATGGTAAAAATTGTCAGTCGTCAATCATTGGGAATGCAAGCAGTATATGACATTGGAGTAGCTCAAGAGCATAATTTTCTCTTGGCTAACGGCATGGTAGCTTCAAACTGCTTTAATAAATCTCATTCCACTGCTTATGCCTACGTTACCTATCAGACTGCTTACCTTAAGGCTAACTATCCAGTTGAGTATATGTCTGCCTTGCTTACTGCTAGCAGTGGTATTCAAGATAAGGTCGATCGCTATCGGGAAAATGCCCAAAAGATGGGTATTATCATTTTGCCACCCGATATTAATCGTTCTGTAGAGGACTTTTTGCCCCTAGATGACAACCATATTTTATTTGGCTTATCGGCGGTGAAAAATTTGGGACAGGGGGCAATTGAGAATATTCTTGATGCCCGCAATAGCGATGGTGAGTTTAAATCGTTAGCCGATTTTTGTGAACGAGTAGAGTTGCGCACGGTTAACCGTAGGGCTTTAGAAACCTTAATTTACTGTGGTGCTTTCGATTTAATCCAGCCAAACCGTAAACAGTTGATTAATGATATTGATGTAGTGATATCTTGGGCGCAAAAACGCAGCAAAGAGAAAGCTAGTGGTCAACTTAATTTATTCGATCTAGTAGATAAGGTAGACACTGAGCCTATTTTTGAACAAGCACCCAGCAGCCCCCCCGTAGAAGACTACCCCGTTCAGGAAAAGTTACGTTTAGAAAAAGAATATATTGGGTTTTATATCAGCGATCATCCCCTCAAAGCAATTAATCAGGCTGCCCAAATCTTATCACCGATTAGCTTAAGTGCATTACCCGAGCAAAAGGCTCGACAAAAGCTTAGTGCCGTAGTGATGCTTAATTCAGTGCGGAAAATAATTACTAAAAAAGGCGATCCCATGGCTTTTGTGCAAATGGAAGATATTACAGGGGAAGCCGAAGGTACAATTTTCCCCAGTACCTATGCCGAACTTGAACCCTTGCTCTTAGAAGGTAAACAGCTAATTGTTTGGGGGACAGCACAACAGCGTAACGATAAATATCAGCTAATTATTGATGATGCAGCAGCGGTAGAACAGGTGAAAATGCTAATGCTAGAAATCACTCCCGAACAGGCATTAGATCGCGTCAAAAGTAATTATCTCAAGCAAATTTTAGAACAACAATCTGTAGAGCCTAATAAATTCAAAATTCCCGTAATTGCCGCAATTGGTAAAGGAGAGCAAAGACAGTTTATTCGCTTTGGACAAAAGTTTTGGGTACAGAATGAAACCAGTGCGATCGCTTCTTTAAAAAGTGCAGGTTTTGTAGCACGATGTGAATCATTATTAGCAAATTAA